In Fibrobacter sp. UWB15, the following proteins share a genomic window:
- a CDS encoding fibro-slime domain-containing protein — protein sequence MKLNTVKRLALSATIFGLVGAVTSQAVVEENQRELDIIIRDFPVTHQDFENFQEEAHNSIYNGGKKSGGKVIGRYPDTWHASYTNNAEWATRRSNDALFGCGNTQTPELGIAVGVNGYPHDMASASGAVSTVPDYIKMVTDASGFAWYGEFKDCTPDPKWNPLGLKVMRGLVSDLCSDASGGWAANLSDDKKTCSGTKVCKSHSWSQIVYTTPGMVEQRLIFPPDLNDCDPNDPTKCALDIYEPIITKARSACDNEYFAQWYSDVKDVNGNDVNKRTNTTLILDQDASDPAYFEIDKNWNNGGYFPLDSITDDGKFQWVSQKPMYPNQYGPQSLSIFCPPYAYQWAETQTDFMGDNTQSLCNSWLSAGGPRSATAASDAAVAAGQMGLRHLRNYGFTMMGVAKFKYKKGKGEVFKFTGDDDMWIFVDGVLVVDLGGTHLAASGTANMDYLAANGHGCHPGDPMLDSCGLKLDNEGWIDDSWHYLHFFYADRQSDGSNLRIRSSLSELAPSRYGQPAIGSVLAKLDSNGNQTVTMFLNTTLDATTIQNIATYGSTQPTIIVMRTETDPTTGAKTIKTYGYYVTSVEQGASMGSAGVQYTFTGILMDENGQIAANPIIVGGDKIAFNSPTDTEFLNSDEYKIQKADYAAQGIDEATWDALMRWNSKMTFKVTSTSGKPVVGYPDTPEDWPGAEFKAPTQGSPFVMDSAIVRPDFSNQANTLTNIAENNGGELPLDYTADMLFTSVPSGVGKNNNPLALTNDEKKIFSATSIDGSTSATTTAYVGGQESPASMCYSNGVESCFSVSYPVMGPFRINVRVFDHLGHFVSQYQKSMNEEELHKALAGKGGNVAGVDEAGCDTKLYGETGAGFITIKMYPVSQNGRTVATGPYIYQVTFVQEAYTACIKEGSSAWPHTIYYSRTSETYRRGYKRAKVK from the coding sequence ATGAAATTGAATACTGTTAAGCGACTTGCACTTAGTGCGACTATTTTTGGACTTGTTGGGGCTGTGACCTCGCAGGCTGTTGTTGAAGAAAACCAGAGAGAATTGGATATCATTATCCGTGACTTCCCTGTGACTCACCAGGACTTCGAAAACTTCCAGGAAGAAGCGCATAATAGTATTTATAACGGCGGAAAAAAGAGTGGTGGCAAGGTTATTGGTAGGTATCCGGATACTTGGCATGCTTCGTATACCAACAATGCGGAATGGGCTACTCGCCGTAGTAATGATGCTCTTTTCGGTTGCGGAAACACGCAGACTCCTGAACTCGGTATTGCTGTTGGCGTAAATGGCTATCCCCATGACATGGCGAGCGCAAGTGGCGCTGTATCTACCGTTCCTGATTATATCAAAATGGTGACGGATGCGTCGGGTTTCGCTTGGTATGGCGAATTTAAGGATTGTACTCCCGATCCCAAGTGGAATCCCCTTGGCCTTAAGGTGATGCGGGGTCTAGTATCAGACTTGTGTTCCGATGCTTCCGGAGGTTGGGCTGCCAACCTGTCCGACGATAAAAAGACCTGCTCGGGTACGAAAGTTTGTAAGTCTCATTCCTGGTCCCAGATCGTTTATACGACACCGGGCATGGTGGAACAGAGGCTAATCTTCCCGCCGGATCTCAATGACTGCGATCCGAACGACCCGACCAAGTGCGCTCTTGATATATACGAGCCTATCATTACGAAGGCTAGGTCTGCATGCGATAACGAATATTTTGCCCAGTGGTATTCCGATGTTAAAGACGTCAATGGAAACGATGTCAACAAACGTACGAATACGACCTTGATTCTGGATCAGGATGCTAGCGATCCGGCCTATTTCGAAATCGATAAGAACTGGAACAATGGTGGTTACTTCCCGTTGGATAGCATTACTGATGATGGTAAGTTCCAGTGGGTTTCTCAGAAGCCGATGTACCCGAATCAGTATGGTCCTCAGAGTCTTTCCATTTTCTGCCCGCCTTATGCATATCAATGGGCTGAAACCCAGACGGACTTTATGGGTGACAATACCCAGAGTCTTTGTAATTCATGGCTTAGTGCCGGTGGTCCCAGAAGCGCAACGGCCGCATCCGATGCCGCTGTGGCTGCAGGACAAATGGGACTTCGTCACTTGCGCAACTATGGCTTTACCATGATGGGTGTTGCCAAGTTCAAGTACAAGAAGGGCAAGGGCGAAGTTTTTAAGTTCACTGGCGACGACGATATGTGGATTTTCGTGGACGGTGTGCTGGTGGTTGACTTGGGCGGTACTCACCTTGCTGCATCCGGTACTGCAAATATGGACTACTTGGCAGCCAATGGACATGGATGCCATCCGGGTGATCCGATGCTCGACTCTTGCGGTCTGAAACTTGATAATGAAGGCTGGATCGATGACTCTTGGCACTATCTGCACTTCTTCTATGCAGACCGCCAGTCCGATGGTTCTAACCTGCGTATCCGTAGCTCCCTTTCTGAACTTGCTCCGTCTCGCTACGGTCAGCCTGCTATTGGTAGCGTGCTTGCCAAGCTGGACTCCAACGGCAACCAGACTGTGACTATGTTCTTGAATACGACGCTGGATGCTACGACTATTCAAAACATCGCGACATACGGTTCAACGCAACCCACCATTATTGTGATGCGAACAGAAACTGACCCGACAACAGGTGCCAAGACAATCAAGACCTATGGCTACTATGTGACAAGCGTTGAACAGGGTGCCAGCATGGGATCTGCCGGTGTGCAGTACACCTTTACGGGTATCTTGATGGATGAAAATGGCCAGATTGCAGCGAACCCGATTATCGTAGGTGGTGACAAGATCGCTTTCAACTCACCCACAGATACGGAATTCTTGAATAGTGATGAATATAAGATTCAAAAGGCTGACTATGCTGCACAAGGCATTGACGAAGCAACTTGGGATGCCTTGATGAGATGGAACTCTAAAATGACGTTCAAGGTGACTTCTACTTCCGGTAAGCCAGTGGTCGGTTATCCGGATACTCCGGAAGATTGGCCGGGTGCAGAATTCAAGGCTCCGACACAGGGCTCTCCCTTCGTGATGGACTCTGCTATTGTTCGTCCGGACTTCAGCAACCAGGCAAATACGCTTACCAATATTGCTGAAAACAATGGTGGCGAACTGCCGCTGGATTACACGGCTGACATGTTGTTCACCTCTGTGCCGAGTGGCGTGGGTAAGAACAATAACCCGCTCGCTTTGACCAATGATGAAAAGAAGATTTTCTCGGCAACGTCCATAGATGGCTCTACCAGCGCGACGACTACCGCTTATGTGGGCGGTCAGGAATCTCCGGCTTCGATGTGCTACTCGAACGGCGTTGAAAGCTGCTTCAGCGTGTCTTACCCGGTGATGGGACCGTTCCGCATTAACGTTCGCGTGTTTGACCATTTGGGGCACTTTGTAAGCCAATATCAGAAGAGCATGAACGAAGAAGAGCTCCACAAGGCTTTGGCGGGTAAGGGCGGTAATGTCGCTGGCGTTGATGAAGCGGGCTGCGACACCAAACTGTATGGCGAAACGGGTGCTGGCTTTATTACGATCAAGATGTATCCGGTGTCCCAGAACGGTAGAACGGTTGCTACGGGTCCTTACATCTACCAGGTGACCTTCGTTCAGGAAGCATACACAGCTTGCATTAAGGAAGGCTCCTCTGCTTGGCCGCACACGATTTACTACTCTCGTACGTCGGAAACTTACAGACGTGGCTATAAGCGCGCTAAGGTGAAGTAG
- a CDS encoding tRNA (N(6)-L-threonylcarbamoyladenosine(37)-C(2))-methylthiotransferase has translation MVYSTNDAKPLLAVISQGCAANFGDGEKIARIFADDYRVVFGIPKETLSGNEAETPDALVLNVCTVKGNAGALKLLREALSIAPEAKLFITGCAPKDFREEVAKITDKVVFTSLKELKLEKLTLKRVQGDLLIRESSLVGIVNIEEGCLDACAYCSTRIVKGRLHSYPAADIVQQVKSLVSDGCIEIQLTGQDCGCYGFDTGTNLAELVQQILAEVPGNYKMRLGMGNPRHMLQYIAPLLECFKDDRIYKFIHLPVQSGSDSVLKAMNRKHNAQDYIDLAETFNRNFPLFTLSTDLIVGFPGESEQDFNDTLDILKKTRPTVCNITRFVARPNTPAYHMAGAVPDEIKHQRSATLAEAFQRIATENNARWIGQTETVVIEKLGYRKGTYIARNAAYRPVAITSDKVLMPGERFVVSITDAEPFALIGRIN, from the coding sequence GTGGTTTATTCAACGAACGATGCAAAGCCGTTACTTGCCGTCATTAGCCAAGGTTGCGCAGCCAACTTTGGCGATGGTGAAAAAATCGCCCGGATATTCGCAGACGATTACCGAGTTGTATTTGGAATACCCAAAGAAACTTTAAGCGGCAATGAAGCAGAAACACCCGATGCCCTCGTGCTGAATGTTTGCACCGTCAAAGGGAACGCAGGAGCACTCAAGCTGCTGCGTGAAGCCTTAAGCATCGCTCCCGAAGCAAAGTTATTCATTACAGGGTGTGCCCCGAAAGACTTTAGAGAAGAAGTCGCGAAAATCACCGACAAGGTGGTATTCACAAGTTTGAAAGAACTCAAACTGGAAAAGCTGACCCTGAAACGAGTTCAGGGAGACTTGCTCATACGGGAATCTTCGCTGGTAGGAATCGTCAACATCGAGGAAGGTTGTCTCGATGCCTGCGCCTATTGTTCCACAAGGATCGTCAAAGGCCGTTTGCACAGTTACCCTGCCGCAGACATTGTGCAGCAAGTAAAGAGCCTTGTAAGCGACGGTTGCATCGAAATCCAGCTGACCGGCCAAGACTGCGGCTGTTACGGATTCGACACCGGGACCAACCTCGCCGAGCTGGTGCAACAGATTCTAGCCGAAGTCCCCGGCAACTACAAGATGCGTCTCGGTATGGGAAACCCGCGGCACATGCTGCAATACATTGCCCCTTTACTGGAATGCTTTAAGGACGATCGCATCTATAAATTCATCCACCTGCCCGTGCAAAGCGGTAGCGACTCCGTCCTTAAGGCGATGAACCGCAAGCACAACGCGCAAGACTACATCGATTTAGCCGAAACTTTCAATAGGAATTTTCCGTTGTTCACCTTGAGTACGGACCTCATTGTAGGTTTTCCCGGTGAATCGGAACAAGACTTCAACGACACTCTAGATATCCTAAAAAAGACACGCCCGACGGTCTGCAACATCACCCGATTTGTAGCTCGTCCGAACACACCCGCCTACCATATGGCCGGCGCCGTTCCCGACGAGATCAAGCATCAACGTTCAGCCACTCTTGCCGAAGCCTTCCAACGCATCGCAACCGAAAACAATGCCCGTTGGATTGGCCAAACCGAAACCGTCGTTATCGAAAAGCTCGGCTACCGCAAGGGCACCTACATCGCCCGAAACGCCGCCTACCGCCCCGTCGCCATCACAAGCGACAAGGTGTTAATGCCGGGCGAACGATTCGTCGTCTCCATTACCGACGCCGAACCCTTCGCCCTTATCGGCCGCATTAACTAA
- a CDS encoding SpoIID/LytB domain-containing protein, translated as MSFKVPLIFAFTLGFSAALADDDFDLPDDVQKTEVPANAEDISDGPVNFAPIEATTTETTSEAPAKPLPVKNKSAKDIAKSYLPPVPEEKPVQGGKHPLKQVQGDVSVQNPNEEDKPAAFKAHQIPDDLDRPLRVGIFTGVKELYLKYQGETVHVTPHGKMVRFEADGNSTEDIAHEFNSEDGGCLAVAADKKSLGRACYPGSVMFRTTNGKLDAINSVDVEDYLRGVIPYEIGKLDSSRIEALKAQAVAARTYAYKHFNSRESMGFDVFADTKDQVYKGLESATPLTDAAVKATTGVVMTYGGEFIIAYYHSTCGGVTETLATWNRPDVPYLHSKPDLRPNGKPWCDESSYIKWERRFADKEIVKLLKANAVEAKATFSVATGKDFKKVKSIKIKDKLNSGRIMTLRVETDKGHFDVLTDRTRWLFKKAGTILPSSFFTIKKEGKEWVLTGTGFGHGVGMCQMGVRARAQAGQSYQEILSHYYQGITLEKFER; from the coding sequence ATGTCTTTTAAGGTTCCACTCATTTTTGCTTTTACTCTCGGGTTTTCGGCTGCACTTGCAGACGATGATTTCGACTTACCCGATGACGTGCAAAAAACAGAAGTGCCAGCAAACGCCGAAGACATTTCCGATGGTCCTGTAAACTTCGCTCCGATTGAGGCTACAACTACCGAGACTACAAGCGAAGCTCCAGCAAAGCCACTTCCCGTCAAAAACAAGTCTGCGAAAGACATTGCCAAAAGCTACTTACCGCCGGTTCCAGAAGAGAAACCGGTACAAGGTGGGAAGCATCCCCTGAAACAAGTTCAGGGGGACGTTAGTGTTCAAAATCCGAACGAAGAGGACAAACCGGCGGCATTTAAGGCGCATCAGATTCCTGATGATTTGGACCGTCCGCTCCGCGTTGGGATTTTCACCGGAGTCAAGGAACTTTACCTGAAATACCAAGGCGAAACCGTACACGTTACTCCGCACGGAAAAATGGTCCGCTTCGAAGCCGATGGAAATTCTACTGAAGACATCGCCCACGAATTCAACAGCGAAGATGGCGGATGTCTTGCCGTCGCCGCCGACAAGAAGAGTCTCGGCAGAGCTTGCTACCCCGGAAGTGTCATGTTCCGCACCACTAACGGCAAGCTCGACGCCATCAACTCGGTCGATGTAGAAGACTATCTGCGAGGAGTCATACCCTACGAAATCGGAAAGTTGGACTCCAGCCGCATCGAAGCCTTAAAAGCCCAAGCCGTGGCAGCACGCACTTACGCCTACAAGCATTTTAATAGCCGCGAATCTATGGGATTTGACGTTTTCGCCGATACCAAGGATCAGGTTTACAAGGGCCTGGAATCGGCAACGCCCCTGACCGATGCTGCCGTCAAGGCGACCACAGGCGTCGTCATGACTTACGGCGGCGAATTCATTATCGCTTACTACCATTCCACTTGTGGCGGCGTTACAGAAACACTAGCCACCTGGAACCGCCCTGATGTTCCCTACTTGCACAGTAAACCGGACTTGCGCCCCAATGGCAAGCCCTGGTGCGACGAATCCAGCTATATCAAATGGGAACGCCGCTTTGCAGATAAAGAAATTGTCAAACTACTCAAGGCGAACGCCGTTGAAGCAAAAGCGACTTTTAGCGTCGCAACCGGAAAAGACTTCAAAAAAGTCAAATCCATCAAGATTAAGGATAAATTAAATAGCGGCCGCATCATGACACTCCGCGTTGAAACCGACAAGGGACATTTTGACGTACTGACCGATCGCACCCGCTGGCTTTTCAAGAAAGCAGGAACCATTCTTCCCTCCTCTTTCTTTACAATCAAAAAAGAAGGCAAGGAATGGGTTCTCACTGGCACGGGATTCGGACATGGCGTGGGCATGTGCCAAATGGGAGTGCGGGCTCGTGCCCAGGCCGGGCAAAGCTATCAAGAAATTTTGAGCCATTACTACCAGGGAATCACTCTGGAAAAATTCGAACGGTAA
- the def gene encoding peptide deformylase, translated as MALLEIRTYGDPVLRKKCEPITEITPELRQLAKDMLETMYDAPGCGLAAPQIGKNIRLVVIDTAIPGEEDPRPYIMFNPEWEAEPDAKPVPYDEGCLSVPDIFCNVIRPDKVCVRFFDINGEPQEIHNCDGLFGRCIQHETDHLNGDLFVDKISTADRTMNQSKLKKMAKDTQAKLKKR; from the coding sequence ATGGCTCTGCTCGAAATTAGAACATACGGCGACCCGGTACTTCGCAAAAAGTGCGAGCCCATCACCGAGATTACGCCCGAACTGCGTCAGCTCGCCAAAGACATGCTCGAAACCATGTACGACGCTCCGGGTTGCGGCCTTGCCGCTCCGCAAATCGGCAAGAACATCCGCTTGGTCGTGATTGACACCGCTATTCCTGGCGAAGAGGACCCGCGCCCTTACATCATGTTCAACCCCGAATGGGAAGCAGAACCCGATGCAAAGCCAGTCCCCTACGACGAAGGCTGTCTTTCTGTGCCCGATATCTTCTGCAACGTGATTCGCCCCGACAAGGTGTGCGTCCGTTTCTTTGATATCAATGGCGAACCTCAAGAAATTCATAACTGCGACGGACTCTTTGGACGTTGCATTCAGCATGAAACGGATCACTTGAACGGCGATTTGTTTGTCGACAAGATTTCGACTGCGGACCGCACCATGAATCAGTCCAAGCTGAAGAAGATGGCCAAGGATACGCAGGCGAAACTGAAGAAGCGCTAA
- the yajC gene encoding preprotein translocase subunit YajC — protein sequence MKLSALLVTLSSIAAFAEEAAPEQQPSAIGSFLPLILLFVVMWLFFIRPKNKEMKKMEEMRKALKKGDKVITTAGIIGTVTNIDETGTTVSVRTGSTTIIDFEKSAILRVLNAETAPAAKTEEKK from the coding sequence ATGAAACTTTCCGCACTTCTCGTGACCCTTTCCTCCATAGCCGCCTTCGCCGAAGAAGCCGCTCCCGAACAGCAGCCGAGCGCCATTGGCAGTTTTTTGCCGCTCATTCTCTTGTTCGTGGTGATGTGGCTCTTCTTTATCCGCCCGAAGAACAAGGAAATGAAGAAGATGGAAGAAATGCGCAAGGCCCTCAAGAAGGGCGACAAGGTGATCACCACCGCCGGCATTATCGGCACCGTCACCAACATTGACGAAACCGGCACCACAGTTTCTGTGCGCACGGGTTCTACCACCATCATCGATTTTGAAAAGTCCGCTATTCTCCGCGTTCTGAACGCAGAAACTGCTCCGGCCGCCAAGACCGAAGAAAAGAAGTAA
- a CDS encoding Crp/Fnr family transcriptional regulator yields MTLEEGQILFREGDPGENLYVVRDGELQGKSSLGTAINTYGPGALIGELAFLKKEPYTETITATEDCELIEITPDALEESLEQEPAWFRSIISFLTGRLQIAGENKRKSDKIKALPSLLYVLESDNSIADIVESVHNLFNISKDCTNELLKVLEDLEILKIQGTQVHVKNTNVVHLLYDSILYRARYKKMPPQILSMTEQMVLNAVIKTVQQSKAPLKNGTFTVNTEDLLKVAKRAMFGATLTTRTLFPLLERKLLSSSLPLGDGSVLPEIDTIPSFSGDFDTILDLMELNRIYPLLDKKLV; encoded by the coding sequence ATGACGCTTGAAGAAGGACAGATCCTATTCCGCGAGGGAGATCCCGGTGAAAATCTTTATGTGGTTCGCGATGGCGAACTGCAGGGCAAGAGTTCGCTCGGTACAGCAATCAACACCTACGGCCCAGGAGCCTTGATCGGTGAATTGGCGTTTCTAAAAAAAGAACCTTACACAGAAACCATTACCGCCACTGAAGATTGCGAGCTGATTGAAATCACGCCCGACGCCCTGGAAGAATCGTTGGAACAGGAACCCGCCTGGTTCAGGTCTATTATTTCGTTCCTCACGGGTCGGCTTCAAATTGCTGGTGAAAACAAGCGTAAGAGCGACAAAATCAAGGCGCTTCCTAGTCTGCTTTACGTTCTGGAGTCAGACAATTCCATTGCAGACATCGTTGAAAGCGTCCACAATCTTTTCAATATTTCAAAAGACTGTACCAACGAACTTTTGAAAGTTCTTGAAGATCTCGAAATTCTGAAAATACAGGGTACACAAGTTCACGTCAAGAATACGAATGTAGTACACCTTCTGTACGACTCCATTCTTTACCGCGCGCGTTACAAGAAAATGCCTCCGCAAATTCTTTCGATGACCGAGCAGATGGTTTTAAACGCCGTCATCAAGACCGTGCAGCAGAGCAAGGCACCCCTCAAAAACGGAACATTCACCGTCAACACCGAAGACCTGTTGAAGGTCGCAAAGCGCGCCATGTTCGGTGCAACGCTCACCACACGTACTCTGTTCCCGCTCTTGGAACGCAAGCTGCTGAGTTCATCTCTTCCCCTTGGAGACGGAAGCGTCCTTCCCGAAATCGATACTATTCCATCTTTCTCAGGCGATTTTGACACGATCCTCGATTTGATGGAACTGAACCGCATTTACCCGTTGCTCGACAAGAAACTGGTATAG
- a CDS encoding cyclic nucleotide-binding domain-containing protein has protein sequence MTSRQQLIPPTHQSVKAGFVVYSPKSEKRSIIILEEGELVARETTPPYSIVFTMRPGDLVGVAALLEREPFKYELSASKDSRITVVTEECMESELKRLPLWLLALIRNLSAKTHLLKRAAIETRVRNTLKSLAEYLSHKPSDIDFNLAELLREFSFLTKISITAAQEDFKSLLRRHLIKLSQKNGRVFCKVIDPELLHIFTDYIRAQETESDFTPYKLSIVQKKILVFLSALEESPEKNGPDWIAYIHDKFPDADVSQWISLLKMEWFAKKDASNPDCDLYSINKTKILYFLKALRYETNIRGVL, from the coding sequence ATGACCTCGCGTCAACAATTAATCCCGCCTACGCATCAAAGCGTAAAGGCGGGTTTTGTTGTTTATTCGCCCAAAAGCGAAAAACGAAGCATTATTATACTCGAAGAAGGCGAGCTTGTCGCCCGCGAAACAACACCACCTTATTCAATCGTCTTTACCATGAGACCAGGAGACCTGGTCGGTGTTGCAGCCCTGCTGGAACGCGAACCGTTCAAGTACGAACTTTCGGCAAGCAAGGATTCCCGCATCACTGTCGTAACCGAAGAATGCATGGAATCGGAACTCAAGCGGCTCCCCCTCTGGCTTTTGGCTTTGATCCGAAATCTTTCGGCAAAGACCCACCTGCTGAAACGCGCCGCTATAGAGACTCGCGTCAGGAACACCCTCAAGAGCCTCGCCGAATACCTGAGCCACAAGCCTAGTGACATAGACTTCAACCTCGCCGAATTGCTTCGGGAATTTTCGTTCTTGACTAAAATCTCGATCACGGCGGCACAAGAAGATTTCAAGTCGCTTTTACGCAGACACTTGATCAAGCTTTCGCAAAAGAACGGTCGCGTATTCTGCAAAGTGATAGACCCGGAACTGCTGCATATCTTCACAGACTACATCCGGGCTCAAGAAACTGAATCGGATTTTACGCCGTACAAATTGAGTATTGTCCAGAAAAAGATTCTAGTCTTTTTGTCGGCCTTGGAAGAATCCCCTGAAAAAAACGGCCCCGACTGGATTGCCTACATTCACGATAAATTCCCTGATGCCGACGTTTCGCAATGGATTAGTTTGTTAAAAATGGAATGGTTCGCCAAAAAAGACGCAAGCAATCCTGACTGCGATCTGTACAGCATCAACAAAACTAAAATTCTGTATTTCTTGAAGGCGCTACGCTACGAGACCAACATTCGAGGGGTGCTATGA
- the rplS gene encoding 50S ribosomal protein L19: MSLNIEAIHNENLKTDLPELRAGDTVTVNVKVIEGTKERIQPFKGVVIQKKNTGISATLTVRKMSGSVAVERIFPLHSPRIDSIVLDRAGKVRQARIYYMRDLRGKAARIDERQA, from the coding sequence ATGTCCCTGAACATTGAAGCAATCCATAACGAAAACTTGAAGACCGACCTTCCTGAACTCCGCGCTGGCGATACCGTCACCGTGAACGTGAAGGTGATCGAAGGCACCAAGGAACGTATCCAGCCGTTCAAGGGCGTCGTGATCCAGAAGAAGAACACCGGTATTTCTGCAACTCTCACCGTTCGCAAGATGTCCGGCTCTGTGGCCGTGGAACGCATCTTCCCGCTCCACTCCCCCCGCATCGACTCTATCGTGCTCGACCGCGCCGGTAAGGTTCGCCAGGCTCGCATCTACTACATGCGCGACCTCCGCGGTAAGGCTGCTCGTATCGACGAACGTCAGGCTTAA
- the trmD gene encoding tRNA (guanosine(37)-N1)-methyltransferase TrmD, which translates to MKIDCITIFPEMFTPMKQSIMGRAQSKGLMEFNTIFLRDFAINDYGQVDDVPYGGEPGMVIRPEPLAAAIRSTGVKEDGGKVIYLTADGVPFTHKMAKELSKESHLVLVCGHYKGIDDRIRQSEVDLEISIGDFVVSGGELPAMLVTDAVVRLLDGALGNKESGETDSFAQGVLGWPVYTRPEVFEGKKVPEVLLSGHHANIKAWRRQESLKRTQERRPDIFKNLEEDTKFGIK; encoded by the coding sequence GTGAAGATCGACTGTATCACCATCTTTCCCGAGATGTTTACTCCCATGAAGCAATCGATCATGGGTCGCGCCCAGAGCAAAGGCCTGATGGAATTCAACACCATCTTCCTGCGCGACTTTGCCATCAACGACTACGGCCAAGTGGACGACGTGCCCTATGGCGGCGAACCGGGAATGGTCATAAGACCCGAACCGCTCGCAGCAGCCATTCGCAGCACGGGTGTCAAGGAAGACGGCGGTAAAGTCATCTACTTGACTGCTGACGGGGTTCCCTTTACCCACAAGATGGCCAAGGAACTTTCCAAGGAAAGCCACCTGGTGCTTGTCTGCGGACACTACAAGGGAATCGACGACCGCATCCGCCAGTCCGAGGTCGATCTCGAAATTTCTATCGGCGATTTTGTCGTGAGCGGGGGTGAACTCCCTGCCATGCTCGTGACGGATGCCGTGGTGAGACTCCTGGACGGGGCGCTCGGCAACAAGGAATCCGGCGAAACGGACTCTTTTGCGCAGGGCGTACTGGGATGGCCGGTCTATACCCGACCCGAAGTTTTTGAAGGAAAAAAGGTGCCCGAAGTGCTCTTATCGGGTCATCACGCGAACATTAAAGCCTGGAGGCGCCAAGAATCGTTAAAAAGAACGCAAGAAAGACGCCCAGACATCTTTAAAAATCTTGAAGAAGATACTAAATTTGGCATCAAATAA
- the rimM gene encoding ribosome maturation factor RimM (Essential for efficient processing of 16S rRNA), giving the protein MSESQDYITVCQLMRTHGVKGYIKAMPFTHDINRHEMLKDVMLKKTNGETVQLTLEDSRLANNLWLLKFKGYDTPESLVHFVNADVMIPESERLPAPEGEYYLDDLEGFRVKLEDGRDIGEVLEVQELPTVNAFHVKFDAPFQSEFSAKTILAPWIDDCVLNIDEEGKSIKFSADYLKSLCPEER; this is encoded by the coding sequence ATGTCTGAATCCCAAGATTACATCACCGTATGCCAGCTCATGCGCACTCATGGCGTCAAGGGCTACATCAAGGCGATGCCGTTCACTCATGACATCAACCGTCATGAGATGCTTAAGGATGTGATGCTAAAGAAGACCAATGGTGAAACGGTACAATTGACTCTGGAAGATTCCAGGCTTGCAAACAATCTGTGGTTATTAAAGTTCAAGGGGTACGACACGCCGGAATCCCTGGTACATTTCGTCAATGCAGACGTAATGATTCCCGAATCGGAGAGGCTTCCCGCCCCCGAAGGTGAATATTACCTGGACGATTTGGAAGGTTTCCGCGTAAAACTGGAAGACGGCCGCGACATAGGCGAAGTTCTTGAAGTCCAGGAACTGCCTACCGTGAACGCGTTTCACGTCAAGTTCGACGCCCCATTCCAGAGCGAATTTTCCGCAAAAACAATCCTCGCTCCCTGGATAGACGACTGTGTCTTGAACATAGACGAAGAAGGCAAGAGCATCAAGTTCAGCGCAGACTACCTAAAAAGCCTGTGCCCGGAGGAAAGGTGA
- the rpsP gene encoding 30S ribosomal protein S16, translated as MATVIRLARFGKRHNPIYRAVVIDSRKARDDSFIEQVGFYNPNQKTPDIKFDQEKVLKWLQTGAQPSDTVRSLLKKVGIMDLFHEIRAGRSIEGKSATPRAEKAKKAKLGPKALAKIEAEKAAKEAAAAEAAAAAEAPAEAPAEA; from the coding sequence ATGGCAACCGTTATCCGTCTCGCTCGTTTCGGCAAGCGTCACAACCCCATCTACCGCGCCGTGGTGATTGACTCCCGCAAGGCCCGCGACGATAGCTTTATCGAACAGGTCGGTTTCTACAACCCGAACCAGAAGACCCCGGACATCAAGTTCGACCAGGAAAAGGTTCTGAAGTGGCTCCAGACCGGTGCACAGCCGTCTGACACCGTTCGCAGCCTCCTCAAGAAGGTCGGTATCATGGACCTGTTCCACGAAATCCGCGCTGGCCGTTCTATCGAAGGCAAGTCCGCTACTCCGCGTGCTGAAAAGGCCAAGAAGGCCAAGCTCGGTCCTAAGGCTCTCGCCAAGATCGAAGCTGAAAAGGCCGCTAAGGAAGCCGCCGCTGCTGAAGCCGCAGCCGCCGCCGAAGCTCCTGCTGAAGCCCCGGCCGAAGCATAA